A section of the Candidatus Binatia bacterium genome encodes:
- the mvaD gene encoding diphosphomevalonate decarboxylase: MSEAVATANANVALAKYWGKRDETLNLPYTGSISVTLAGLNTTARVRFDADCKRDRIVMNGEEVDGVEGQRVRSFLDLVRQLAERHAHAEVEVATNFPVAAGLASSASTFAALALAASHALGLSLPPRELSVLARRGSGSAARSVFGGFVEWLPGEASDGSDSCAVQLAPPEHWPLGVVVAITEPGRKRVGSREGMAYALKSPFFPAWLESHDADLDAVRQGILGRDLATTGRAAEANCLKMHAVSLAASPPLLYWNPATLGVIRRVSQLRQEGTEAYFTIDAGPQVKVICPLPQRDTVAAAIRQVDGVQRVLLSEPGGGAALVESP, translated from the coding sequence ATGAGTGAAGCGGTGGCCACAGCAAACGCCAACGTTGCCTTGGCGAAGTATTGGGGGAAACGCGACGAAACCCTCAATCTTCCCTACACCGGCAGCATCTCAGTTACCCTCGCGGGCCTCAACACGACGGCGCGGGTTCGGTTCGACGCCGACTGCAAGCGCGACCGCATCGTCATGAATGGAGAGGAAGTGGATGGCGTGGAAGGCCAACGGGTTCGGAGCTTCCTCGATCTTGTCCGGCAACTGGCTGAGCGGCATGCCCACGCCGAAGTCGAAGTCGCGACGAACTTCCCTGTCGCTGCCGGTCTGGCGTCGTCCGCCTCCACGTTCGCGGCGCTGGCGTTGGCCGCCTCTCACGCGCTGGGTCTCTCGTTGCCGCCCCGTGAGCTGTCGGTGCTGGCGCGGCGAGGCTCGGGATCCGCGGCGCGATCGGTTTTCGGCGGCTTCGTTGAGTGGCTGCCAGGCGAGGCGAGCGACGGTTCTGATTCCTGCGCGGTACAGCTGGCGCCGCCGGAGCACTGGCCGCTCGGCGTCGTCGTCGCCATTACCGAACCTGGGCGCAAACGCGTCGGCTCGCGTGAGGGCATGGCGTACGCGCTCAAGTCGCCGTTCTTCCCGGCCTGGCTTGAATCGCACGACGCTGATCTCGATGCCGTCCGTCAGGGTATCCTCGGCCGCGATCTTGCCACGACAGGCCGGGCCGCCGAAGCCAACTGCCTCAAGATGCACGCGGTCTCGCTGGCAGCCTCTCCGCCGTTGCTCTATTGGAATCCTGCTACCCTTGGCGTGATCCGGCGGGTGTCCCAGTTGCGGCAGGAAGGCACCGAAGCCTACTTCACGATCGACGCCGGCCCCCAAGTAAAGGTCATCTGTCCGCTGCCACAACGCGACACGGTTGCCGCCGCGATCCGCCAAGTGGACGGTGTGCAACGGGTGCTGCTGTCAGAGCCGGGCGGCGGCGCCGCGCTGGTGGAGAGCCCATGA
- the fni gene encoding type 2 isopentenyl-diphosphate Delta-isomerase, with the protein MSAAKISGSLAERKRSHLDLCEHEEVEFRGKTTLFEEVDLIHNALPELAVEDIDLSVEFLGKRLRAPFLITGMTGGTDEAFVVNRDLASIAERCGIGFGLGSQRVMQRDPGTAWTFAIREFVPTALLLANIGLIQAGQQSTDELRRLVASVGADALCVHLNPAQELIQPEGDRDFRGGYATLGRLCRDLGVPVIAKETGCGISRAVGDALRHAGVRHIDISGAGGTSWVRVESLRGNGRSRRLGEVFSSWGIPTAASLAMLRGSGLDLIASGGLRTGLEMAKAIALGARLCGAALPIYRAYRESGIDGAVTLINEFSDGLKAAMLLTGSRTIADLSHQPLVMGERLKAWIAAVHPPAADQNTDGDGHAE; encoded by the coding sequence TTGTCGGCGGCTAAGATTTCCGGGAGCCTGGCGGAGCGTAAACGCTCGCACCTCGACCTCTGTGAACACGAAGAGGTCGAGTTCCGCGGCAAAACCACGTTGTTCGAAGAGGTGGACCTCATCCACAACGCCCTGCCCGAGTTGGCGGTCGAGGATATCGACCTCAGCGTCGAATTCCTGGGCAAGAGGCTGCGCGCCCCGTTCCTGATCACTGGCATGACCGGCGGTACGGACGAAGCCTTTGTGGTCAATCGCGATCTCGCGTCGATTGCCGAGCGCTGCGGCATCGGTTTCGGACTCGGCAGCCAGCGGGTCATGCAGCGCGACCCCGGGACCGCGTGGACCTTTGCCATTCGGGAGTTTGTTCCCACGGCCCTGCTCCTCGCCAACATCGGCCTGATACAGGCGGGACAACAGTCGACGGACGAACTGCGGCGGCTGGTGGCCAGCGTCGGTGCGGATGCGCTGTGCGTCCATTTGAACCCGGCGCAGGAACTCATCCAGCCCGAAGGCGACCGCGACTTTCGCGGCGGCTACGCCACGCTCGGACGGCTGTGCCGTGATCTCGGCGTGCCGGTGATCGCAAAGGAAACGGGTTGCGGCATTTCGCGCGCTGTCGGCGATGCGCTGCGCCACGCCGGGGTACGGCACATCGATATCTCCGGCGCCGGTGGTACCTCCTGGGTGCGCGTCGAAAGCCTGCGGGGCAACGGCCGCAGCCGCCGGCTGGGCGAAGTATTTTCCAGCTGGGGTATTCCCACCGCGGCTTCGCTCGCCATGCTGCGCGGTTCCGGTCTCGATCTGATCGCCAGCGGCGGGCTGCGCACCGGCCTCGAGATGGCAAAGGCCATTGCGCTGGGTGCGCGCCTGTGCGGCGCGGCGTTGCCCATCTATCGCGCCTACCGCGAGAGCGGCATCGATGGCGCCGTGACGCTCATCAACGAATTCAGTGACGGCCTCAAGGCAGCGATGCTGCTGACGGGGTCACGGACGATCGCGGATCTTTCCCACCAACCGCTGGTGATGGGGGAACGGCTGAAGGCATGGATTGCCGCCGTTCACCCACCAGCAGCGGACCAGAATACGGATGGTGATGGCCATGCAGAATAG
- a CDS encoding hydroxymethylglutaryl-CoA reductase, degradative — protein MQNSGRQSRIEGFYRMDRSERLARLVACGGLGEAEVAELLDPNPLPFKAAEHMIENAIGVVGLPLGVGLNFLINGRDYLIPMAVEEPSIIAAASHAARLIRESGGFVAEADPPVMIGQIQLVKVPDIDLAVRRIETATPQLLAAADAVHPNMTKRGGGARAIKVRSLPVTACGPMLVVHLLVEVGDAMGANAINSIVEALAPCIEEITGGQARLRILSNLADERLARATTRIDFKLLDSGSLPGREVAERMVEASAFAAADPYRAATHNKGIMNGVDAVAIATGNDWRGIEAGAHAYAARNGHYGPLSEWRIEPQQLVGTIELPLAVGTVGGNLECNPRIRFSLRMLGVSSARELAAIMAAVGLGQNFAAMRALVTDGIQRGHMALHARGLAVAAGAPEGLLDQVIQELLASGEIKLSKAREIVQSVQLDG, from the coding sequence ATGCAGAATAGCGGACGACAATCGCGCATCGAGGGGTTTTATCGGATGGATCGGAGCGAGCGTTTAGCACGGCTCGTTGCCTGCGGCGGCTTGGGGGAGGCAGAGGTCGCCGAGCTGCTGGATCCCAATCCGCTCCCGTTCAAGGCAGCGGAGCATATGATCGAGAACGCCATCGGCGTTGTCGGCCTGCCCTTGGGTGTTGGGCTCAACTTCCTCATCAACGGTCGCGATTACCTCATTCCGATGGCGGTCGAGGAACCGTCGATCATCGCCGCCGCCAGTCACGCCGCCCGCTTGATTCGCGAGAGCGGTGGCTTTGTCGCTGAGGCGGATCCGCCCGTGATGATCGGACAAATTCAGCTGGTGAAGGTTCCCGATATCGACTTGGCGGTTCGCCGGATCGAAACGGCAACACCGCAGCTCCTCGCGGCTGCCGATGCCGTGCATCCAAACATGACGAAGCGGGGAGGTGGAGCACGAGCCATCAAGGTCCGCTCGCTTCCGGTGACGGCGTGTGGGCCGATGCTGGTGGTGCACCTGCTGGTGGAGGTGGGGGACGCCATGGGGGCCAACGCGATCAACAGCATTGTGGAAGCGCTGGCCCCGTGCATCGAAGAGATTACGGGTGGCCAGGCACGTCTCCGCATCCTGTCGAATCTGGCGGACGAGCGCCTGGCGCGGGCGACAACCCGCATTGATTTCAAACTGCTCGATTCCGGTTCGTTGCCGGGGCGTGAAGTCGCGGAGCGCATGGTGGAAGCGTCGGCGTTTGCCGCCGCCGATCCTTACCGTGCCGCCACCCACAACAAAGGCATCATGAACGGCGTTGATGCCGTCGCCATCGCCACCGGCAACGACTGGCGCGGTATCGAAGCCGGTGCACACGCATACGCCGCCCGCAACGGCCACTACGGGCCGTTGAGCGAGTGGCGCATCGAGCCCCAACAGTTGGTTGGTACCATCGAGTTGCCGTTGGCCGTGGGGACCGTCGGCGGCAACTTGGAATGCAATCCGCGCATCCGTTTTTCGCTGCGCATGCTCGGGGTCAGCTCGGCCAGAGAACTTGCGGCCATCATGGCCGCAGTGGGGCTCGGTCAGAATTTCGCCGCCATGCGCGCCCTGGTGACCGACGGCATTCAGCGAGGACACATGGCGCTGCATGCCCGTGGTTTGGCGGTGGCCGCGGGCGCACCGGAAGGCCTGCTTGATCAGGTAATCCAGGAACTCCTCGCCTCCGGCGAGATCAAGCTCAGCAAGGCACGCGAGATCGTGCAGTCGGTACAACTGGACGGGTGA